One segment of Methylotuvimicrobium sp. KM2 DNA contains the following:
- a CDS encoding HDOD domain-containing protein, whose product MTHFLPRQTTPEEALLAGLLHNIGTLTLLMFADQLPENTFTVSDIDQCIKSLQGQIGTIILERWEFPDNLKTVPVKVSNWFDHSGVTLQLSDIVLLAKFHFLFTQQEQRVELPLINTLPAFQKLDAQLLTPEQLLQILHDAKQQICETTKFFMA is encoded by the coding sequence ATGACCCACTTCTTGCCTCGTCAAACCACCCCGGAAGAAGCATTGCTAGCCGGGCTTCTGCATAATATCGGAACTCTAACCCTATTAATGTTTGCCGACCAATTACCGGAAAACACTTTCACAGTCAGCGACATTGATCAATGCATCAAATCATTGCAAGGTCAAATTGGCACGATCATCCTGGAAAGATGGGAGTTTCCTGATAATCTCAAAACAGTTCCGGTAAAAGTAAGCAACTGGTTCGATCATTCCGGCGTGACTTTACAACTAAGCGATATTGTTTTGCTCGCTAAATTCCATTTCTTATTTACGCAACAGGAGCAAAGGGTTGAACTACCGTTAATCAATACTTTGCCGGCATTTCAGAAGTTGGACGCTCAATTATTGACTCCGGAACAATTATTGCAGATACTGCACGACGCGAAGCAGCAAATCTGCGAAACAACGAAGTTTTTCATGGCTTGA
- a CDS encoding HDOD domain-containing protein, with amino-acid sequence MSLLNFFFKDNKQGSACSINPDPITVETLKTLIPIRSLNEEMLESFATDRYSEVFPANTILFNQGEQNDSAYFLLKGTVIISDSAGKNYEVEANTARAKFPLCSGIKHALNVIAKTDVSLLRVSHKIMCALPPSSHHPAPLNIPKELTDNRLLQAFSQYYLEEEMDVPSLPDIAFKLRKAIQADIGVAEAVRIIQLDPVIAAKLIQVANCPLYLTTIPAKTCFEAVNRIGLKATQNLVISLSLKQIFHSQNLLIKKILDRVWRQSIYISCICYVLASETKKVNPEEALLGGLVCDIGIVPFLNFAANLPEDYYKEESLERVIPFIRGPVSAYILREWEFPIELYEIPLYADDWYQHRGNRISLIDIVVLSRLHSKIGTSEMANLPEITSIPAASKLDFIQLSPENSLHIFHDAQTKINEARRTFSI; translated from the coding sequence ATGTCTTTATTGAATTTTTTTTTCAAGGATAACAAACAAGGTTCCGCCTGCAGCATCAACCCTGACCCGATAACGGTTGAAACGCTAAAAACGTTGATTCCCATTCGCAGTTTAAATGAAGAAATGCTGGAGTCTTTCGCAACTGATCGATACTCTGAGGTTTTCCCCGCCAACACTATTTTGTTCAATCAAGGCGAACAAAACGACTCCGCTTACTTTTTATTGAAGGGTACAGTCATTATTTCCGACAGCGCCGGGAAAAATTATGAAGTCGAAGCTAATACCGCACGCGCTAAATTCCCCCTCTGCAGCGGTATCAAACACGCCTTGAACGTTATCGCAAAAACCGACGTAAGTCTATTGAGGGTTTCGCATAAAATCATGTGCGCGCTGCCGCCCTCTTCCCATCACCCCGCTCCGCTTAACATTCCGAAAGAATTAACCGATAATCGTTTATTGCAAGCTTTTTCACAGTATTACCTAGAAGAAGAAATGGACGTTCCGTCGCTGCCGGATATTGCTTTTAAACTGCGCAAAGCCATTCAAGCCGATATTGGCGTGGCCGAAGCCGTTAGGATAATCCAGTTGGATCCGGTTATTGCGGCAAAATTAATTCAAGTTGCAAACTGCCCTTTATATTTAACCACCATTCCGGCTAAAACATGTTTCGAAGCAGTCAATAGAATCGGTTTAAAGGCAACCCAAAATTTAGTGATTTCTCTCAGTCTCAAACAAATATTTCATTCCCAGAATCTGCTGATCAAAAAAATACTGGATAGGGTTTGGAGGCAAAGCATCTACATCTCCTGTATTTGTTATGTTTTAGCTAGCGAAACCAAAAAAGTTAATCCGGAAGAGGCATTACTCGGGGGCTTGGTTTGCGATATAGGGATTGTCCCTTTTTTAAATTTTGCCGCGAACCTACCAGAGGATTACTACAAGGAAGAGTCGCTTGAGCGTGTCATCCCCTTCATAAGAGGCCCCGTCAGCGCCTATATCTTACGAGAATGGGAGTTTCCCATAGAACTTTACGAAATACCATTATATGCCGATGATTGGTACCAACATCGCGGCAACCGGATTTCCCTGATCGATATCGTCGTATTATCGCGGTTACACAGTAAAATCGGTACATCTGAAATGGCTAATTTACCGGAAATAACCTCCATACCGGCGGCAAGCAAACTAGACTTCATCCAACTCTCGCCGGAAAACTCGTTACATATTTTTCATGACGCACAAACTAAAATTAACGAAGCCAGGCGAACTTTTTCAATATAG